A stretch of the Gavia stellata isolate bGavSte3 chromosome 11, bGavSte3.hap2, whole genome shotgun sequence genome encodes the following:
- the CHST2 gene encoding carbohydrate sulfotransferase 2, whose amino-acid sequence MKVCRRKALALCLGYALLLLLAALNLLEYKWRREPRRCGETPAAPRHQPPPPPPPPPAGSRGPAGARRQLVYVFTTWRSGSSFFGELFNQNPEVFFLYEPVWHVWQKLYPGDAVSLQGAARDMLSSLYRCDLSVFQLYSTAGAGKNLTTLGIFGAATNKVICSSPLCPAYRKEVVGMVDDRVCKKCPPQRLSRFQEECHKYRTLVIKGVRVFDLAVLAPLMRDPTLDLKVIHLVRDPRAVASSRIKSRHGLIRESLQVVRSRDPRIHRMPFLDASHKLGGKKDAGGGSDYHALGAMEVICSSMAKTLQTALHPPDWLQGNYMAVRYEDLVVEPIKTLRQVYGFVNLVVSPEMEKFALNMTSGPGYSSKPFVVSARNATQALSAWRTALSYQQIKQVEEYCHQPMALLGYERVGSPEEVKDLSRTLLRKPRL is encoded by the coding sequence ATGAAAGTGTGCCGGCGGAAGGCGCTGGCGCTGTGCCTGGGCTACGcgctcctgctgctcctcgcTGCCCTCAACCTGCTGGAGTACAAGTGGCGGCGGGAGCCGCGGCGCTGCGGGGAgaccccggccgccccccgccaccagcccccgccgccgcccccgccgccgccggccggcaGCCGCGGTCCGGCGGGCGCCCGGCGGCAGCTGGTCTATGTCTTCACCACCTGGCGCTCGGGGTCGTCCTTCTTCGGGGAGCTCTTCAACCAGAACCCCGAGGTCTTCTTCCTCTACGAGCCGGTGTGGCACGTCTGGCAGAAGCTGTACCCCGGGGATGCCGTCTCACTGCAAGGGGCGGCCCGCGACATGCTGAGCTCCCTGTACCGCTGCGACCTCTCCGTCTTCCAGCTCTACAGCACGGCGGGCGCCGGCAAGAACCTCACCACGCTGGGCATCTTTGGGGCGGCCACCAACAAGGTCatctgctcctcacccctctGCCCGGCCTACCGCAAGGAGGTGGTGGGCATGGTGGACGACCGGGTGTGCAAGAAGTGTCCCCCGCAGCGCCTCAGCCGCTTCCAGGAGGAATGCCACAAGTACCGCACGCTGGTCATCAAGGGCGTCCGTGTCTTCGACCTGGCCGTCCTCGCCCCGCTCATGCGGGACCCGACCCTGGACCTCAAAGTCATCCACCTGGTGCGGGACCCCCGGGCCGTTGCCAGCTCCCGCATCAAGTCCCGGCACGGCCTCATCCGGGAGAGCCTGCAGGTGGTGAGGAGCAGGGACCCCCGCATCCACCGCATGCCCTTCCTTGATGCCAGCCACAAGCTGGGCGGGAAGAAGGACGCAGGGGGTGGCTCGGACTACCATGCCCTGGGTGCCATGGAGGTCATCTGCAGCAGCATGGCTAAGACCCTGCAGACTGCTTTGCACCCCCCTGACTGGCTCCAGGGCAACTACATGGCTGTGCGCTACGAGGACCTGGTGGTCGAGCCCATCAAGACCCTGCGGCAGGTGTATGGCTTTGTCAACCTGGTGGTCAGCCCAGAGATGGAGAAGTTTGCCCTCAACATGACCAGTGGTCCCGGCTACTCCTCCAAGCCCTTCGTGGTGTCAGCCAGGAACGCCACCCAGGCGCTGAGCGCCTGGAGGACTGCGCTCAGCTACCAGCAGATCAAGCAGGTCGAGGAGTACTGCCACCAGCCCATGGCCCTGCTGGGCTACGAGAGGGTCGGCAGCCCTGAAGAGGTGAAGGACCTCAGCAGAACGTTGCTCAGGAAGCCGCGGCTGTGA